The genomic region GCGAGGCGCGGCCCTTCGCGCCTGCTTCGGCTTCGCCCTCCAGTCGCACGGCGGCGGCGCCCAGGAACCACGGCAGGGTGTACGAGCTGTCGAAGCCGTCGCCCAGGTCGGCCACGTAGTCCAGCCAGAACGGGTCGCCCGGCGCGGTGTTGCTGAAGTCGCAGAAGAGGTCCGGGTCCGCCGGCCCCTGGTCGGTGATCTCGGACGCGTGCAGCGCGGCCTGCACCTCGCGCTTGTCGGCGTACGAGCCGAACAGGTCCGATAGCACCGCGCGCACCGCCGTGTCGGAAAGCTGCCCGGGGTCCATCCACCGGACCATCTTCTGGCGCGTCCACCCCAGCTCCGCCTCGGACTTGGGCCGAGGGCGGATGCCGGACCTCTTCTTCTCGGCCGCAGGCTGCGGCGAGGAGACGACCTTCTCGATGCCGTCGATCTTGCGGGGGTGGGGCGGCTGCGCGCCGCCGTTCGAATCGCTCATGCGGTGCTTCGCTCCGTCGAGGGTTTCCGTCTCCGACCGGTCACTTGGCCTTGCCGGCGTAGCTGTTCCACAGCTCCCCGGCGAAGAACGACCCGAACTTCGCCAGCGTGCGGGGGATGTCGACCGTGCTGTCGGCGTCGATCACGCGCACGCCCGCCATCACCTTGGCGAAGTCCGCCATCCCCAGGCTCAGCACGCCCGCGCCCACGATGGGCCCCGTCTTGTCGGTGCCCTCGTGCAGCACGGTGAAGAGCGTGGTGGTGTCGCTCCACAGGTCGAAGCCGGGATCGTCCTTCACCTCTTTCCGGCCCGCCAGGTAGTAGCTCTTGCCGCCGTGGGAGAAGGGAAGCTCGTAGACCATCAGCTTCATCTTGGGGTCGTCGGCCGGCGAGAAGAGGTTGAAGACGCCCTGCCCCGCGGGAATGCCGCTGCCGAACGGGCCGAAGTCGATGGAGCCGGTGAGCGAGCCCAGGTGCTGCGGGTCGGCGATGAAGCGGTCCATGTCGCGCACCGTCACGCTGGCGTGCATGGCCAGCTCGGTGCCCTCGCGCTTGCCGCGCTCGCGGGCCGCGCGCGGGTCGGTCTCGCCGAGCACGAACGGGCCCTTCATGACCTCGTTGAAGGCGATGCCGGGCGAGGTGGGCGTGGTCATCATGAGCGTCTCGGGGGTGAAGGGAAGGCCCTGCGGGGTGCGCTCCGCCAGGTAGCGGCGCGCGTCGGCGTAGCCCATGTCCACCAGCTGCCCGAAGGTGACGCGGCCGGTGTACAGCTCACTGTCCAGCGGGAGCGGGTGCTGCGGGCGGATCAGGTGCAGGCGAACCGGCTCGCTGCGGCCGCCCGTCGCCTCGCCCCGGGCCACGCGCTCGTTCAGCTCGCCGATGGCCTCCAGGTCGCGGGCCAGCGCGCCGTTGGCGGACATCTCCAGCATCTGCACGTACAGGTTGAGCATGCCGCCCAGATAGGCGCCGGTGTTGCCCAGCACCCACACGATCCACAGCTCCTCGGCGCCGCGGCGGACCGCCTCCAGCGGGTTGGCGTCGCACACGAAGGCGCAGTCCAGGTACAGGCGCCCGTCGCGCTCCACCGGCGGCATCACCCACGGCAGCGACATGCCGGCCACGAGCATCTCCGTGTCCAGCCGCTCGTGGGGGATGGGCACCGGCGTCTTCCGCGCGTAGTCCAGCACGTTGAAGGTGCCCTGCACCCCCGTCGCCGCGCGCAGCCTGGGGATGTCGATGCCCAGGTGCGGGAAGACGCGCTTGGTGAAGCCGGCGCCGCTCGCCATCGCCGTCGCCTTGAGCGGGTCCAGGTAGCTCTCCGGCGGCATGAACGAGACGGTGTCGCACACGTCCAGCGTGCGCCAGCGCTCCGCCATCTCGCGCGGCCCCAGGCCGCTCAGCAGCATCGCCGCGTTGAGCGCGCCGCCGGACGTGGCGTCCACGTGGCCGAACGACAGCCCCTCCTCCTCCAGCGCGATCAGCACGCCCGCCTGGTAGGCCAGGCGGATGCCCCCGCCCGCCAGCACCAGCGAGCGGCGGGGCCCGTCGTAGCCCGTGGGCGGCGCCATCGGCGGCACGTGCGGAGCGGCGCCCCCGGCCAGGGCGGACACCGCGACTTTCCGTGGCTCGGTCATGCGCGTTTCAGTAGATGGGAGATGCGGATCGTCGGACACCACGACGAACCGTCAGCGGATGCGGGAGATGCAGATCGCCGGAGATGCTGGTTCGGTGAATCCGAGATGCGCGCCACGGCCTGGTAGGGGGGCACCTGCGTGTGCCTCCGCCTCTCCGCCGCGATGCCGTGCAGGATCCGAGACGATGTCGCGGCCGCCGCGGGCCGCCACGCCGGCCGGCCTCTACCGGATGAAAGGTCCGCGTGGGGCGGCGGGCGACCGTCGGGAATCGCTCGACGGACGCACGTCCGCCGATGCCCCGCTACTCGGCGGATGCGGCGGCGGGCTCGCCGACGACGGAGGCGCCGGAGCCGAGGTTCACGCGTTCGCGCTCGCGCGCCTGGGCGGCGGCCTCCTCGCTGCCGGGGGGCGCCAGCCAATCCTCGCTCTGCGGCAGGTCCACCACGCTCTCCAGGCCCTCGGGCTCGACCGTGGGCGCCTGATCGTAGCCGATGAACCATGCCTCGATGTGGTCGTCCAGCGTGCCCGCCGTCTCCGGGAAGTAGCCGGCGAACAGCGCGCCGCCGATCTCCAGGTCGCGCAGCGCCTGCGCGCGCGGGTGATCGCCCAGGACGATGCGCGCGTCGTCCTTCTTGAACATCGAGAAGCCCAGCTTGCCGCGGAAATAGATGTCGCTCTTCATCAGCATGCCGCGGAAGGCGCACCAGTTCACCGCGCCCGCGCTCATCGGCAGCCACGCCTTCGCGGGCTTCTTCACCTCCACCCGCATCACCATCTTGCCGTCCAGGTCGTACCGCGACGTGACCCACTCGTCGCCGATGATGAAATCCAGGTTGGCCTGGTGCTTGGGCATCCCCCAGATCCCCTTCCCGCCCTTCACCGACACGAGCGACGACACCGGCAGGTCGAACACGTACTGCCCGGTGCCGAACGTCTTGCGGAAGATGCCCGCCAGCGGCAGCGGCACGGGCCGCGAGCCGCGCGTGCAGGCGATG from Longimicrobiaceae bacterium harbors:
- a CDS encoding patatin-like phospholipase family protein translates to MSALAGGAAPHVPPMAPPTGYDGPRRSLVLAGGGIRLAYQAGVLIALEEEGLSFGHVDATSGGALNAAMLLSGLGPREMAERWRTLDVCDTVSFMPPESYLDPLKATAMASGAGFTKRVFPHLGIDIPRLRAATGVQGTFNVLDYARKTPVPIPHERLDTEMLVAGMSLPWVMPPVERDGRLYLDCAFVCDANPLEAVRRGAEELWIVWVLGNTGAYLGGMLNLYVQMLEMSANGALARDLEAIGELNERVARGEATGGRSEPVRLHLIRPQHPLPLDSELYTGRVTFGQLVDMGYADARRYLAERTPQGLPFTPETLMMTTPTSPGIAFNEVMKGPFVLGETDPRAARERGKREGTELAMHASVTVRDMDRFIADPQHLGSLTGSIDFGPFGSGIPAGQGVFNLFSPADDPKMKLMVYELPFSHGGKSYYLAGRKEVKDDPGFDLWSDTTTLFTVLHEGTDKTGPIVGAGVLSLGMADFAKVMAGVRVIDADSTVDIPRTLAKFGSFFAGELWNSYAGKAK
- a CDS encoding acetoacetate decarboxylase family protein translates to MAIPRRIRRMAGLHSLVDGIPFTLPVASQRSPALMAAFPINADAAQKLIPGNEIHVLRRGRTGFLLVTVIDYRETNIGKYVEYSVGIACTRGSRPVPLPLAGIFRKTFGTGQYVFDLPVSSLVSVKGGKGIWGMPKHQANLDFIIGDEWVTSRYDLDGKMVMRVEVKKPAKAWLPMSAGAVNWCAFRGMLMKSDIYFRGKLGFSMFKKDDARIVLGDHPRAQALRDLEIGGALFAGYFPETAGTLDDHIEAWFIGYDQAPTVEPEGLESVVDLPQSEDWLAPPGSEEAAAQARERERVNLGSGASVVGEPAAASAE